Proteins from a single region of Bombus huntii isolate Logan2020A chromosome 2, iyBomHunt1.1, whole genome shotgun sequence:
- the LOC126878104 gene encoding cleavage and polyadenylation specificity factor subunit 6 isoform X16, producing the protein MADGDIDLYADDLEQDFAQIHSKKSKMVLADEFAGDGVDLYDDVIAAPAGGNGGVSTGNSGDGAGDTTSPNEETNGSAPYHQLGNNIQPNQIGRRHQLYVGNLTWWTSDQDITDAVQSIGVSDFVEVKFFENRANGQSKGFCVISLGSEQSMRICMERLPKKELHGQNPVVTFPTKQALNQFESQCKTRPAPAPQQSQSQRPHNPHQHQSPMPPHQQHPQHPQHPQHSQQNHGPRMMMGPPQGVRPQRMPPPGMGPPGPGGPGQQGPPRMHGPPMGPGPGPHHPLPGHPNQGPPPPGYQQGPWNGPRPNGPPGPPRGPSGPGGPPQQGPPGPGPGQHRPPGMQFHGGPPGPPGQGPPRGPPGHPGGPPGDPRGAQPRPEWNRPPGMLPGPGGPPPGHGGPPQGPPQGPPGGPAPHVNPAFFPQGPPHQHPGQHPPGPPGPPHGPPHGPPHGPPHGPPHGPPHGPPHGQPHVPPHGYGPPAAQPPYGAPGPDHRPEGPPPLTEQEFEEIMGRNRTVSSSAIARAVSDAAAGEYASAIETLVTAISLIKQSKVAADDRCKILISSLQDTLRGVETKSYGSARRERSRSRDRERSHRRRRERSRSRDREYRERSRDRDRERDRERDRERERDRDRDRERYYSEPYPRERSRSRERDRERERDREYRERSREESTTRQSARPRVKEEPPETAPVSSSKASRYYDDRYRERERDRDRERESSRRPSEREREPERERERERERDRRDERGDSSHRSRH; encoded by the exons ATGGCGGACGGTGACATTGATTTGTACGCCGACGATCTCGAGCAAGATTTCGCGCAG ATTCACAGCAAGAAAAGCAAAATGGTGTTAGCG GATGAGTTTGCTGGTGATGGCGTTGATTTGTATGATGATGTGATAGCAGCTCCTGCTGGTGGTAATGGTGGCGTTTCTACGGGAAATAGTGGAGATGGTGCTGGTGATACTACTTCACCAAATGAAGAAACAAATGGTAGCGCACCTTACCATCAACTTGGAAATAATATTCAGCCAAACCAAATTGGGAGACGTCATCAACTATATGTCGGAAATTTGACTTGg TGGACAAGTGACCAAGATATAACTGATGCTGTTCAAAGTATTGGTGTATCAGATTTTGTTGAAGTAAAATTCTTTGAAAATCGAGCCAATGGACAATCTAAGGGATTCTGTGTGATATCTTTGGGATCAGAACAAAGTATGAGGATATGTATGGAAAGATTACCTAAAAAGGAATTGCATGGACAAAATCCAGTAGTAACATTTCCAACTAAACAAGCTTTGAATCAA TTTGAGTCTCAGTGTAAGACACGACCAGCTCCGGCTCCTCAACAGAGTCAGAGTCAGCGTCCCCATAATCCACATCAGCATCAGTCACCAATGCCACCCCATCAACAGCATCCACAACATCCCCAACACCCTCAACATTCGCAACAAAATCATGGTCCTAGGATGATGATGGGTCCTCCGCAGGGTGTACGACCACAGAGAATGCCACCTCCAGGGATGGGTCCACCAGGTCCAGGTGGACCTGGCCAGCAAGGTCCACCGCGTATGCATGGTCCGCCGATGGGTCCTGGACCGGGACCGCACCATCCTTTACCTGGGCATCCTAACCAAGGTCCACCACCTCCTGGTTATCAGCAGGGCCCATGGAATGGGCCAAGACCTAATGGTCCACCTGGACCACCAAGAGGCCCAAGTGGACCTGGTGGTCCACCTCAACAAGGACCACCAGGACCAGGTCCTGGTCAACATCGGCCTCCAGGAATG CAATTTCATGGTGGTCCGCCTGGTCCACCTGGTCAAGGACCTCCACGTGGTCCACCTGGACATCCTGGTGGACCTCCAGGTGATCCAAGAGGTGCTCAACCACGACCCGAATGGAATAGACCACCAG GAATGTTACCAGGTCCAGGAGGTCCACCACCTGGTCATGGTGGCCCACCTCAAGGACCACCACAAGGACCCCCAGGAGGACCTGCACCACATGTGAATCCAGCATTTTTCCCACAAGGACCACCTCATCAACATCCAGGACAACATCCACCAGGTCCTCCTGGTCCACCCCATGGACCACCTCATGGTCCACCACATGGTCCACCACATGGTCCACCTCATGGTCCACCTCATGGTCCTCCACATGGTCAACCACATGTGCCACCTCATGGTTATGGACCACCTGCAGCACAG CCACCTTATGGCGCACCAGGACCTGATCATCGCCCAGAAGGTCCTCCTCCCCTTACAGAacaagaatttgaagaaatcaTGGGTAGAAATAGGACCGTTTCTTCTTCTGCTATTGCTCGAGCAGTATCTGATGCTGCAGCAGGAGAATACGCAAGCGCTATAGAAACCCTGGTTACAGCCATCTCTTTGATAAAACAATCCAAGGTTGCTGCAGATGATAgatgtaaaattttaatcagtTCTCTTCAAGACACCTTGCGCGGCGTCGAAACAAAGAGTTATGGATCCGCACGTAGgg AACGATCACGTTCACGAGACAGGGAACGCAGTCACAGAAGAAGACGTGAGCGATCAAGGAGCCGTGACAGGGAATACAGAGAAAGAAGCAGAGACAGAGATAGAGAACGTGACAGGGAACGCGATCGTGAAAGGGAAAGGGATCGTGATCGTGACAGAGAACGTTATTACAGTGAACCATATCCACGGGAGAGATCACGAAGCAGGGAGAGGGATCGTGAACGTGAAAGAGATCGCGAATATAGAGAGCGAAGCAGAGAAGAAAG TACGACACGTCAGTCAGCCAGGCCAAGAGTAAAAGAAGAACCGCCAGAGACGGCTCCCGTCTCGTCTTCCAAGGCGTCTAG GTATTATGACGATCGCTACAGAGAGCGTGAACGAGACAGAGATCGAGAACGAGAGTCGAGCCGAAGACCATCCGAGAGAGAACGAGAACCGGAGCGTGAACGGGAGCGAGAACGAGAAAGAGATCGTCGCGACGAACGTGGAGACTCTTCGCATCGTTCAAGGCATTAA
- the LOC126878104 gene encoding cleavage and polyadenylation specificity factor subunit 6 isoform X17, which produces MADGDIDLYADDLEQDFAQIHSKKSKMVLADEFAGDGVDLYDDVIAAPAGGNGGVSTGNSGDGAGDTTSPNEETNGSAPYHQLGNNIQPNQIGRRHQLYVGNLTWWTSDQDITDAVQSIGVSDFVEVKFFENRANGQSKGFCVISLGSEQSMRICMERLPKKELHGQNPVVTFPTKQALNQFESQCKTRPAPAPQQSQSQRPHNPHQHQSPMPPHQQHPQHPQHPQHSQQNHGPRMMMGPPQGVRPQRMPPPGMGPPGPGGPGQQGPPRMHGPPMGPGPGPHHPLPGHPNQGPPPPGYQQGPWNGPRPNGPPGPPRGPSGPGGPPQQGPPGPGPGQHRPPGMQFHGGPPGPPGQGPPRGPPGHPGGPPGDPRGAQPRPEWNRPPGPGGPPPGHGGPPQGPPQGPPGGPAPHVNPAFFPQGPPHQHPGQHPPGPPGPPHGPPHGPPHGPPHGPPHGPPHGPPHGQPHVPPHGYGPPAAQPPYGAPGPDHRPEGPPPLTEQEFEEIMGRNRTVSSSAIARAVSDAAAGEYASAIETLVTAISLIKQSKVAADDRCKILISSLQDTLRGVETKSYGSARRERSRSRDRERSHRRRRERSRSRDREYRERSRDRDRERDRERDRERERDRDRDRERYYSEPYPRERSRSRERDRERERDREYRERSREESTTRQSARPRVKEEPPETAPVSSSKASRYYDDRYRERERDRDRERESSRRPSEREREPERERERERERDRRDERGDSSHRSRH; this is translated from the exons ATGGCGGACGGTGACATTGATTTGTACGCCGACGATCTCGAGCAAGATTTCGCGCAG ATTCACAGCAAGAAAAGCAAAATGGTGTTAGCG GATGAGTTTGCTGGTGATGGCGTTGATTTGTATGATGATGTGATAGCAGCTCCTGCTGGTGGTAATGGTGGCGTTTCTACGGGAAATAGTGGAGATGGTGCTGGTGATACTACTTCACCAAATGAAGAAACAAATGGTAGCGCACCTTACCATCAACTTGGAAATAATATTCAGCCAAACCAAATTGGGAGACGTCATCAACTATATGTCGGAAATTTGACTTGg TGGACAAGTGACCAAGATATAACTGATGCTGTTCAAAGTATTGGTGTATCAGATTTTGTTGAAGTAAAATTCTTTGAAAATCGAGCCAATGGACAATCTAAGGGATTCTGTGTGATATCTTTGGGATCAGAACAAAGTATGAGGATATGTATGGAAAGATTACCTAAAAAGGAATTGCATGGACAAAATCCAGTAGTAACATTTCCAACTAAACAAGCTTTGAATCAA TTTGAGTCTCAGTGTAAGACACGACCAGCTCCGGCTCCTCAACAGAGTCAGAGTCAGCGTCCCCATAATCCACATCAGCATCAGTCACCAATGCCACCCCATCAACAGCATCCACAACATCCCCAACACCCTCAACATTCGCAACAAAATCATGGTCCTAGGATGATGATGGGTCCTCCGCAGGGTGTACGACCACAGAGAATGCCACCTCCAGGGATGGGTCCACCAGGTCCAGGTGGACCTGGCCAGCAAGGTCCACCGCGTATGCATGGTCCGCCGATGGGTCCTGGACCGGGACCGCACCATCCTTTACCTGGGCATCCTAACCAAGGTCCACCACCTCCTGGTTATCAGCAGGGCCCATGGAATGGGCCAAGACCTAATGGTCCACCTGGACCACCAAGAGGCCCAAGTGGACCTGGTGGTCCACCTCAACAAGGACCACCAGGACCAGGTCCTGGTCAACATCGGCCTCCAGGAATG CAATTTCATGGTGGTCCGCCTGGTCCACCTGGTCAAGGACCTCCACGTGGTCCACCTGGACATCCTGGTGGACCTCCAGGTGATCCAAGAGGTGCTCAACCACGACCCGAATGGAATAGACCACCAG GTCCAGGAGGTCCACCACCTGGTCATGGTGGCCCACCTCAAGGACCACCACAAGGACCCCCAGGAGGACCTGCACCACATGTGAATCCAGCATTTTTCCCACAAGGACCACCTCATCAACATCCAGGACAACATCCACCAGGTCCTCCTGGTCCACCCCATGGACCACCTCATGGTCCACCACATGGTCCACCACATGGTCCACCTCATGGTCCACCTCATGGTCCTCCACATGGTCAACCACATGTGCCACCTCATGGTTATGGACCACCTGCAGCACAG CCACCTTATGGCGCACCAGGACCTGATCATCGCCCAGAAGGTCCTCCTCCCCTTACAGAacaagaatttgaagaaatcaTGGGTAGAAATAGGACCGTTTCTTCTTCTGCTATTGCTCGAGCAGTATCTGATGCTGCAGCAGGAGAATACGCAAGCGCTATAGAAACCCTGGTTACAGCCATCTCTTTGATAAAACAATCCAAGGTTGCTGCAGATGATAgatgtaaaattttaatcagtTCTCTTCAAGACACCTTGCGCGGCGTCGAAACAAAGAGTTATGGATCCGCACGTAGgg AACGATCACGTTCACGAGACAGGGAACGCAGTCACAGAAGAAGACGTGAGCGATCAAGGAGCCGTGACAGGGAATACAGAGAAAGAAGCAGAGACAGAGATAGAGAACGTGACAGGGAACGCGATCGTGAAAGGGAAAGGGATCGTGATCGTGACAGAGAACGTTATTACAGTGAACCATATCCACGGGAGAGATCACGAAGCAGGGAGAGGGATCGTGAACGTGAAAGAGATCGCGAATATAGAGAGCGAAGCAGAGAAGAAAG TACGACACGTCAGTCAGCCAGGCCAAGAGTAAAAGAAGAACCGCCAGAGACGGCTCCCGTCTCGTCTTCCAAGGCGTCTAG GTATTATGACGATCGCTACAGAGAGCGTGAACGAGACAGAGATCGAGAACGAGAGTCGAGCCGAAGACCATCCGAGAGAGAACGAGAACCGGAGCGTGAACGGGAGCGAGAACGAGAAAGAGATCGTCGCGACGAACGTGGAGACTCTTCGCATCGTTCAAGGCATTAA
- the LOC126878104 gene encoding cleavage and polyadenylation specificity factor subunit 6 isoform X2 — protein sequence MADGDIDLYADDLEQDFAQIHSKKSKMVLADEFAGDGVDLYDDVIAAPAGGNGGVSTGNSGDGAGDTTSPNEETNGSAPYHQLGNNIQPNQIGRRHQLYVGNLTWWTSDQDITDAVQSIGVSDFVEVKFFENRANGQSKGFCVISLGSEQSMRICMERLPKKELHGQNPVVTFPTKQALNQFESQCKTRPAPAPQQSQSQRPHNPHQHQSPMPPHQQHPQHPQHPQHSQQNHGPRMMMGPPQGVRPQRMPPPGMGPPGPGGPGQQGPPRMHGPPMGPGPGPHHPLPGHPNQGPPPPGYQQGPWNGPRPNGPPGPPRGPSGPGGPPQQGPPGPGPGQHRPPGMSCTRDLSEASYHIPQIEIESSFVSIQQFHGGPPGPPGQGPPRGPPGHPGGPPGDPRGAQPRPEWNRPPGMHHGPQGPPGFPQHQHMQGPQPGQGPPQRGPPPGSMGGPGGPPPGHGGPPQGPPQGPPGGPAPHVNPAFFPQGPPHQHPGQHPPGPPGPPHGPPHGPPHGPPHGPPHGPPHGPPHGQPHVPPHGYGPPAAQPPYGAPGPDHRPEGPPPLTEQEFEEIMGRNRTVSSSAIARAVSDAAAGEYASAIETLVTAISLIKQSKVAADDRCKILISSLQDTLRGVETKSYGSARRERSRSRDRERSHRRRRERSRSRDREYRERSRDRDRERDRERDRERERDRDRDRERYYSEPYPRERSRSRERDRERERDREYRERSREESTTRQSARPRVKEEPPETAPVSSSKASRYYDDRYRERERDRDRERESSRRPSEREREPERERERERERDRRDERGDSSHRSRH from the exons ATGGCGGACGGTGACATTGATTTGTACGCCGACGATCTCGAGCAAGATTTCGCGCAG ATTCACAGCAAGAAAAGCAAAATGGTGTTAGCG GATGAGTTTGCTGGTGATGGCGTTGATTTGTATGATGATGTGATAGCAGCTCCTGCTGGTGGTAATGGTGGCGTTTCTACGGGAAATAGTGGAGATGGTGCTGGTGATACTACTTCACCAAATGAAGAAACAAATGGTAGCGCACCTTACCATCAACTTGGAAATAATATTCAGCCAAACCAAATTGGGAGACGTCATCAACTATATGTCGGAAATTTGACTTGg TGGACAAGTGACCAAGATATAACTGATGCTGTTCAAAGTATTGGTGTATCAGATTTTGTTGAAGTAAAATTCTTTGAAAATCGAGCCAATGGACAATCTAAGGGATTCTGTGTGATATCTTTGGGATCAGAACAAAGTATGAGGATATGTATGGAAAGATTACCTAAAAAGGAATTGCATGGACAAAATCCAGTAGTAACATTTCCAACTAAACAAGCTTTGAATCAA TTTGAGTCTCAGTGTAAGACACGACCAGCTCCGGCTCCTCAACAGAGTCAGAGTCAGCGTCCCCATAATCCACATCAGCATCAGTCACCAATGCCACCCCATCAACAGCATCCACAACATCCCCAACACCCTCAACATTCGCAACAAAATCATGGTCCTAGGATGATGATGGGTCCTCCGCAGGGTGTACGACCACAGAGAATGCCACCTCCAGGGATGGGTCCACCAGGTCCAGGTGGACCTGGCCAGCAAGGTCCACCGCGTATGCATGGTCCGCCGATGGGTCCTGGACCGGGACCGCACCATCCTTTACCTGGGCATCCTAACCAAGGTCCACCACCTCCTGGTTATCAGCAGGGCCCATGGAATGGGCCAAGACCTAATGGTCCACCTGGACCACCAAGAGGCCCAAGTGGACCTGGTGGTCCACCTCAACAAGGACCACCAGGACCAGGTCCTGGTCAACATCGGCCTCCAGGAATG AGTTGTACTAGAGACCTTTCAGAAGCCAGTTACCATATACCACAG ATTGAAATAGAATCTTCGTTTGTCTCCATTCAGCAATTTCATGGTGGTCCGCCTGGTCCACCTGGTCAAGGACCTCCACGTGGTCCACCTGGACATCCTGGTGGACCTCCAGGTGATCCAAGAGGTGCTCAACCACGACCCGAATGGAATAGACCACCAG GAATGCATCACGGGCCTCAGGGACCACCAGGTTTCCCTCAACATCAACATATGCAAGGCCCGCAACCTGGTCAAGGCCCACCACAGAGAGGACCTCCTCCAGGTTCTATGGGTG GTCCAGGAGGTCCACCACCTGGTCATGGTGGCCCACCTCAAGGACCACCACAAGGACCCCCAGGAGGACCTGCACCACATGTGAATCCAGCATTTTTCCCACAAGGACCACCTCATCAACATCCAGGACAACATCCACCAGGTCCTCCTGGTCCACCCCATGGACCACCTCATGGTCCACCACATGGTCCACCACATGGTCCACCTCATGGTCCACCTCATGGTCCTCCACATGGTCAACCACATGTGCCACCTCATGGTTATGGACCACCTGCAGCACAG CCACCTTATGGCGCACCAGGACCTGATCATCGCCCAGAAGGTCCTCCTCCCCTTACAGAacaagaatttgaagaaatcaTGGGTAGAAATAGGACCGTTTCTTCTTCTGCTATTGCTCGAGCAGTATCTGATGCTGCAGCAGGAGAATACGCAAGCGCTATAGAAACCCTGGTTACAGCCATCTCTTTGATAAAACAATCCAAGGTTGCTGCAGATGATAgatgtaaaattttaatcagtTCTCTTCAAGACACCTTGCGCGGCGTCGAAACAAAGAGTTATGGATCCGCACGTAGgg AACGATCACGTTCACGAGACAGGGAACGCAGTCACAGAAGAAGACGTGAGCGATCAAGGAGCCGTGACAGGGAATACAGAGAAAGAAGCAGAGACAGAGATAGAGAACGTGACAGGGAACGCGATCGTGAAAGGGAAAGGGATCGTGATCGTGACAGAGAACGTTATTACAGTGAACCATATCCACGGGAGAGATCACGAAGCAGGGAGAGGGATCGTGAACGTGAAAGAGATCGCGAATATAGAGAGCGAAGCAGAGAAGAAAG TACGACACGTCAGTCAGCCAGGCCAAGAGTAAAAGAAGAACCGCCAGAGACGGCTCCCGTCTCGTCTTCCAAGGCGTCTAG GTATTATGACGATCGCTACAGAGAGCGTGAACGAGACAGAGATCGAGAACGAGAGTCGAGCCGAAGACCATCCGAGAGAGAACGAGAACCGGAGCGTGAACGGGAGCGAGAACGAGAAAGAGATCGTCGCGACGAACGTGGAGACTCTTCGCATCGTTCAAGGCATTAA
- the LOC126878104 gene encoding cleavage and polyadenylation specificity factor subunit 6 isoform X10, whose product MADGDIDLYADDLEQDFAQIHSKKSKMVLADEFAGDGVDLYDDVIAAPAGGNGGVSTGNSGDGAGDTTSPNEETNGSAPYHQLGNNIQPNQIGRRHQLYVGNLTWWTSDQDITDAVQSIGVSDFVEVKFFENRANGQSKGFCVISLGSEQSMRICMERLPKKELHGQNPVVTFPTKQALNQFESQCKTRPAPAPQQSQSQRPHNPHQHQSPMPPHQQHPQHPQHPQHSQQNHGPRMMMGPPQGVRPQRMPPPGMGPPGPGGPGQQGPPRMHGPPMGPGPGPHHPLPGHPNQGPPPPGYQQGPWNGPRPNGPPGPPRGPSGPGGPPQQGPPGPGPGQHRPPGMQFHGGPPGPPGQGPPRGPPGHPGGPPGDPRGAQPRPEWNRPPGMHHGPQGPPGFPQHQHMQGPQPGQGPPQRGPPPGSMGGPGGPPPGHGGPPQGPPQGPPGGPAPHVNPAFFPQGPPHQHPGQHPPGPPGPPHGPPHGPPHGPPHGPPHGPPHGPPHGQPHVPPHGYGPPAAQPPYGAPGPDHRPEGPPPLTEQEFEEIMGRNRTVSSSAIARAVSDAAAGEYASAIETLVTAISLIKQSKVAADDRCKILISSLQDTLRGVETKSYGSARRERSRSRDRERSHRRRRERSRSRDREYRERSRDRDRERDRERDRERERDRDRDRERYYSEPYPRERSRSRERDRERERDREYRERSREESTTRQSARPRVKEEPPETAPVSSSKASRYYDDRYRERERDRDRERESSRRPSEREREPERERERERERDRRDERGDSSHRSRH is encoded by the exons ATGGCGGACGGTGACATTGATTTGTACGCCGACGATCTCGAGCAAGATTTCGCGCAG ATTCACAGCAAGAAAAGCAAAATGGTGTTAGCG GATGAGTTTGCTGGTGATGGCGTTGATTTGTATGATGATGTGATAGCAGCTCCTGCTGGTGGTAATGGTGGCGTTTCTACGGGAAATAGTGGAGATGGTGCTGGTGATACTACTTCACCAAATGAAGAAACAAATGGTAGCGCACCTTACCATCAACTTGGAAATAATATTCAGCCAAACCAAATTGGGAGACGTCATCAACTATATGTCGGAAATTTGACTTGg TGGACAAGTGACCAAGATATAACTGATGCTGTTCAAAGTATTGGTGTATCAGATTTTGTTGAAGTAAAATTCTTTGAAAATCGAGCCAATGGACAATCTAAGGGATTCTGTGTGATATCTTTGGGATCAGAACAAAGTATGAGGATATGTATGGAAAGATTACCTAAAAAGGAATTGCATGGACAAAATCCAGTAGTAACATTTCCAACTAAACAAGCTTTGAATCAA TTTGAGTCTCAGTGTAAGACACGACCAGCTCCGGCTCCTCAACAGAGTCAGAGTCAGCGTCCCCATAATCCACATCAGCATCAGTCACCAATGCCACCCCATCAACAGCATCCACAACATCCCCAACACCCTCAACATTCGCAACAAAATCATGGTCCTAGGATGATGATGGGTCCTCCGCAGGGTGTACGACCACAGAGAATGCCACCTCCAGGGATGGGTCCACCAGGTCCAGGTGGACCTGGCCAGCAAGGTCCACCGCGTATGCATGGTCCGCCGATGGGTCCTGGACCGGGACCGCACCATCCTTTACCTGGGCATCCTAACCAAGGTCCACCACCTCCTGGTTATCAGCAGGGCCCATGGAATGGGCCAAGACCTAATGGTCCACCTGGACCACCAAGAGGCCCAAGTGGACCTGGTGGTCCACCTCAACAAGGACCACCAGGACCAGGTCCTGGTCAACATCGGCCTCCAGGAATG CAATTTCATGGTGGTCCGCCTGGTCCACCTGGTCAAGGACCTCCACGTGGTCCACCTGGACATCCTGGTGGACCTCCAGGTGATCCAAGAGGTGCTCAACCACGACCCGAATGGAATAGACCACCAG GAATGCATCACGGGCCTCAGGGACCACCAGGTTTCCCTCAACATCAACATATGCAAGGCCCGCAACCTGGTCAAGGCCCACCACAGAGAGGACCTCCTCCAGGTTCTATGGGTG GTCCAGGAGGTCCACCACCTGGTCATGGTGGCCCACCTCAAGGACCACCACAAGGACCCCCAGGAGGACCTGCACCACATGTGAATCCAGCATTTTTCCCACAAGGACCACCTCATCAACATCCAGGACAACATCCACCAGGTCCTCCTGGTCCACCCCATGGACCACCTCATGGTCCACCACATGGTCCACCACATGGTCCACCTCATGGTCCACCTCATGGTCCTCCACATGGTCAACCACATGTGCCACCTCATGGTTATGGACCACCTGCAGCACAG CCACCTTATGGCGCACCAGGACCTGATCATCGCCCAGAAGGTCCTCCTCCCCTTACAGAacaagaatttgaagaaatcaTGGGTAGAAATAGGACCGTTTCTTCTTCTGCTATTGCTCGAGCAGTATCTGATGCTGCAGCAGGAGAATACGCAAGCGCTATAGAAACCCTGGTTACAGCCATCTCTTTGATAAAACAATCCAAGGTTGCTGCAGATGATAgatgtaaaattttaatcagtTCTCTTCAAGACACCTTGCGCGGCGTCGAAACAAAGAGTTATGGATCCGCACGTAGgg AACGATCACGTTCACGAGACAGGGAACGCAGTCACAGAAGAAGACGTGAGCGATCAAGGAGCCGTGACAGGGAATACAGAGAAAGAAGCAGAGACAGAGATAGAGAACGTGACAGGGAACGCGATCGTGAAAGGGAAAGGGATCGTGATCGTGACAGAGAACGTTATTACAGTGAACCATATCCACGGGAGAGATCACGAAGCAGGGAGAGGGATCGTGAACGTGAAAGAGATCGCGAATATAGAGAGCGAAGCAGAGAAGAAAG TACGACACGTCAGTCAGCCAGGCCAAGAGTAAAAGAAGAACCGCCAGAGACGGCTCCCGTCTCGTCTTCCAAGGCGTCTAG GTATTATGACGATCGCTACAGAGAGCGTGAACGAGACAGAGATCGAGAACGAGAGTCGAGCCGAAGACCATCCGAGAGAGAACGAGAACCGGAGCGTGAACGGGAGCGAGAACGAGAAAGAGATCGTCGCGACGAACGTGGAGACTCTTCGCATCGTTCAAGGCATTAA